One window from the genome of Actinomycetes bacterium encodes:
- a CDS encoding cob(I)yrinic acid a,c-diamide adenosyltransferase — protein MRIYTRGGDDGTTGLLYGGRVDKSDLRTEAYGTTDEAVGALGMARVFIADSLLADLVLRLQRELFVVGAELATAVENAHKLQPGRTKVTAPMVDGLERLIDEYTGKIRMPEEFIVPGESRGSSFLDYARTVIRRAERHTVAMDRAGLLVDREAVRYLNRLADLVFVLARYEEGDFRTLRSGS, from the coding sequence GTGAGGATCTACACGCGAGGCGGGGACGACGGCACCACCGGGCTGCTCTACGGCGGCCGGGTGGACAAGTCCGACCTGCGCACCGAGGCGTACGGGACCACCGACGAGGCGGTCGGCGCGCTCGGCATGGCCAGGGTGTTCATCGCCGACAGCCTGCTCGCCGACCTCGTCCTCCGCCTCCAGCGGGAGCTGTTCGTGGTCGGGGCGGAGCTGGCCACCGCCGTCGAGAACGCCCACAAGCTGCAGCCCGGCCGGACCAAGGTGACGGCCCCCATGGTGGACGGCCTGGAACGGCTCATCGACGAGTACACCGGCAAGATCCGGATGCCCGAGGAGTTCATCGTGCCCGGCGAGTCCCGCGGCTCCTCGTTCCTCGACTACGCCCGCACGGTGATCCGGCGGGCCGAGCGCCACACGGTCGCGATGGACCGGGCCGGTCTGCTGGTCGACCGGGAGGCCGTGCGCTACCTGAACCGGCTCGCCGACCTGGTGTTCGTGCTGGCCCGGTACGAGGAGGGCGACTTCCGCACGCTCCGCTCGGGATCGTAG